A genomic window from Archaeoglobus profundus DSM 5631 includes:
- a CDS encoding N-6 DNA methylase — MRYVFENRLNVLLSELLNELGVISYSEQLGRRVRRDIVVYHQGLRIILEGSYNREDAERDAKRRIEQLLADLAIAIHYPRIPDATDKELKERLKSIRFYAKVIVPVDISGTLYEFLWQKRVIAKPVEDWIEVNLNLLANLIRESAQFIISEEHVKQVENKVDSFINDWVQLLVNHPHSNTIARNLYDVLLKLYGFSIGDPQRIKEVIFAQSGLALLLSAVYYESVRYAHDLKSLFELSEKTDAQSALRRAIVEILKINYQPIFNTALAILDCLPPMHRKFEHLIDLATEIASKRSLLRRDIAGKIYHKIVGDWSLRKGLATFYTQIPAAYLLLHLAKPTLSRICDFACGSGTLLTAAYSAARTQYGLSLLEQGVDKDPREIDEEFHKAFIKSCYGIDVLKYATQVTAINLALHSPETPLDEFNIYTLPLGLREKNGMVSLGSLEFARTAVRLDQILYGEKATKIGLTKEEEKLIKLEPFKFIVMNPPFTRATGRGGREGGGLFGFIADETARERVRSDYDRLRDDIRNQLLKIGTRCLYGTDLRFLLEEREYRSIGQAGEGLLFLYLAYKMLEDNGKICFVLPKSLLSGVSWFLARTLLASEFHTEYIIVSYDSEGGYNFSESTSLSELLLVAKKTKEHSDDEKTKFVLLLKKPRTSIEAIALANQIDRGEEYVEAGNAQAFVISVDRKTLLKYIDNWGRFVFLPNTYLIKEILDILRGVIRVGNIKIEIPITKLNNLISSIGIDRHQFHDHFQRVLRQIPGSMPAVYGGGEEVRGKMVISPNAYVKPKTQRARTIFREKAGRLLLPDRIRVNTAHVISMLSDTPVLSNIFYAVRLRDEDENKLKALCLWFNTTWGILTVLANREETEGAFISLKMSHWKTIPALDVDNLPEDRLKELANVYDQFGEANFKRLHEQSYSPIHCLIDV; from the coding sequence ATGAGGTATGTTTTTGAAAATAGATTAAATGTGCTTTTATCGGAGCTTCTCAATGAATTAGGTGTAATTTCCTATAGTGAGCAGTTAGGTCGTCGGGTACGTAGAGATATAGTTGTATATCATCAGGGATTAAGAATAATTTTAGAAGGATCATATAATAGAGAAGATGCTGAAAGAGATGCTAAAAGAAGGATTGAACAACTTTTAGCTGATTTAGCTATAGCGATCCACTATCCAAGAATCCCAGATGCTACTGATAAAGAACTTAAGGAGAGATTAAAGTCGATTAGATTTTATGCTAAGGTTATAGTTCCTGTAGACATTTCTGGCACTCTCTACGAGTTCCTGTGGCAGAAAAGAGTTATCGCTAAACCTGTCGAGGATTGGATAGAGGTAAATCTAAATCTATTGGCAAATTTAATAAGAGAGTCAGCCCAGTTCATTATAAGCGAGGAGCATGTTAAGCAAGTGGAAAACAAGGTTGACAGCTTTATTAATGATTGGGTTCAATTATTGGTCAATCATCCTCATTCAAACACAATTGCTAGAAATTTATATGATGTTCTTCTCAAATTATATGGGTTCTCCATAGGAGACCCACAGAGAATAAAAGAAGTAATATTTGCTCAATCTGGTCTTGCTTTACTTTTAAGTGCTGTATATTATGAATCTGTTAGATATGCTCATGACTTGAAATCCTTATTTGAGTTAAGTGAAAAAACCGATGCTCAATCAGCCTTAAGAAGAGCTATTGTTGAAATTCTCAAAATAAATTATCAACCAATTTTTAATACGGCATTGGCAATTTTAGATTGTCTTCCTCCAATGCATAGGAAATTTGAACACTTAATTGATCTTGCAACGGAGATTGCTTCAAAAAGATCGCTACTTAGGAGGGATATTGCTGGCAAAATTTACCATAAGATTGTTGGTGATTGGAGCCTTAGAAAAGGTTTAGCAACTTTTTACACACAAATACCTGCTGCCTATTTACTACTACATTTGGCGAAACCAACATTATCAAGAATTTGTGACTTTGCATGTGGTAGTGGTACTCTTCTGACGGCTGCATATAGTGCTGCAAGGACTCAGTATGGTTTATCGTTGTTAGAACAGGGAGTGGATAAAGATCCAAGAGAAATCGATGAGGAATTTCATAAAGCTTTCATAAAATCTTGCTATGGGATAGATGTTCTAAAGTATGCAACACAAGTCACAGCTATAAATCTAGCACTTCATAGCCCAGAAACTCCACTTGATGAGTTTAACATCTATACGTTGCCTTTAGGTCTTAGAGAGAAGAATGGTATGGTATCTTTAGGTTCTTTAGAATTTGCAAGAACTGCTGTAAGATTAGATCAAATATTATATGGAGAAAAAGCTACGAAAATAGGATTAACTAAGGAGGAAGAGAAGTTGATAAAATTAGAACCATTCAAGTTCATTGTTATGAATCCGCCATTTACAAGAGCTACTGGTAGAGGTGGAAGAGAAGGTGGCGGATTATTTGGTTTTATAGCAGATGAAACTGCAAGAGAAAGAGTTCGTTCAGATTATGATAGACTAAGAGATGATATCAGAAATCAACTCTTAAAGATTGGAACTAGATGTTTATATGGTACAGACCTTAGATTCCTCCTTGAGGAACGTGAATATAGGTCAATAGGTCAAGCTGGTGAAGGTTTATTGTTCTTATATTTGGCATACAAAATGCTAGAGGACAATGGTAAGATTTGTTTTGTTTTACCCAAAAGTCTCTTGTCTGGAGTTTCATGGTTCTTAGCAAGAACCTTATTGGCTTCAGAGTTCCATACAGAGTATATTATCGTAAGCTATGATTCAGAAGGAGGTTATAATTTCTCAGAGTCTACAAGCTTAAGTGAGCTTCTTTTGGTAGCAAAGAAGACTAAAGAGCATTCAGATGATGAAAAAACAAAATTTGTGTTATTATTAAAGAAGCCTAGAACAAGCATCGAAGCTATAGCTCTTGCCAATCAAATTGACAGAGGGGAGGAATATGTAGAAGCAGGAAATGCTCAAGCTTTTGTTATAAGCGTTGATAGAAAAACTCTCCTGAAATACATTGATAATTGGGGAAGATTTGTGTTTCTACCAAATACCTACCTCATAAAAGAGATATTAGACATTTTAAGAGGTGTAATAAGAGTTGGAAACATTAAGATTGAGATACCAATAACTAAATTGAACAATTTAATTTCATCAATTGGAATTGACCGCCATCAATTCCATGATCATTTCCAGAGAGTTTTAAGACAAATTCCTGGAAGCATGCCTGCAGTCTACGGAGGTGGAGAAGAAGTTAGAGGAAAAATGGTGATATCACCAAATGCCTATGTTAAACCAAAAACTCAGAGAGCTAGGACTATATTTAGAGAAAAAGCAGGACGGCTTCTATTACCAGATAGAATTAGAGTTAACACAGCTCATGTAATTTCGATGCTTTCTGATACGCCAGTTCTGTCGAACATATTTTATGCTGTTAGACTTAGAGATGAAGATGAAAATAAGCTGAAAGCCCTTTGTTTATGGTTTAACACGACTTGGGGAATCTTAACAGTACTAGCAAATAGAGAGGAAACAGAAGGTGCTTTTATAAGTCTAAAAATGAGCCATTGGAAGACAATCCCAGCATTGGATGTTGATAACCTACCAGAGGACAGATTAAAGGAATTAGCAAATGTTTATGACCAGTTTGGGGAGGCTAACTTCAAAAGGCTACATGAACAAAGTTATTCTCCTATCCATTGTCTCATTGATGTATAA
- a CDS encoding glutamate--tRNA ligase — protein sequence MKEIVMKYVVLNALKYGKPNEKAVMGKIMAEMPELRSKAKEVLEIVKECIAEFNSLSEEKRRALFERYSVIDVKKKDERETKLPPLENAEEGKVVMRFAPNPNGPPTLGSARGIIVNDEYCKMYKGKFILRFDDTDPRTKRPLLEAYGWYLEDCEWLDAKPKEVVYASKRIPIYYEYCEKLLKMEKAYPCFCSREEFKKYRDAGVECPHRNVSKEKALEVWEKMLNGEYEEGEVVIRIKTDMRHKDPAIRDWVAFRIIYEDHPLVGDKYCVWPTLDFESAIEDHILGITHIIRGKDLRDSELRQRYIYKYFGWEYPITKHWGKVSIHEFGRLSTSEIRKAIEEGKYEGWDDPRLPTIRAFRRRGFQPEAIRNFILSLGVGENDVAVSVKNLYAENRKLVDPVANRYFFVWNPVEIKIEGVEEREVRIPLHPNKDGFRVLRGKSTVYITSDDFEKLKEGDIIRLKDFCNIKLIDKNERIFEFVSYELGDVKKGRIIHWLSEDDSIDCKVIGEVTKEGFAEKNALNDMGNVVQFERFAFCRLESFNGFLRAIYTHP from the coding sequence GTGAAAGAGATAGTAATGAAGTACGTGGTTCTAAATGCTCTGAAATACGGCAAACCCAACGAGAAGGCTGTGATGGGCAAGATAATGGCTGAAATGCCAGAGCTTAGGAGTAAGGCTAAAGAAGTTCTTGAAATTGTCAAAGAGTGTATTGCAGAGTTCAACTCGCTGAGTGAGGAGAAAAGGAGGGCGCTCTTCGAGAGGTATTCTGTAATAGATGTCAAAAAGAAGGATGAAAGGGAGACTAAACTTCCACCATTGGAAAATGCTGAAGAGGGAAAAGTTGTGATGCGTTTTGCTCCAAACCCCAATGGGCCTCCAACATTGGGTTCCGCTCGTGGAATAATTGTGAACGATGAGTATTGCAAGATGTACAAGGGGAAGTTTATTCTGAGGTTTGACGACACGGATCCCCGCACTAAAAGACCGCTCTTGGAAGCTTACGGATGGTATCTTGAGGATTGCGAATGGCTGGATGCTAAGCCAAAGGAAGTCGTTTACGCTTCTAAGAGAATTCCCATCTACTACGAGTACTGTGAAAAACTGCTTAAGATGGAGAAGGCCTATCCATGCTTCTGCAGTAGGGAGGAATTCAAGAAATACAGAGATGCGGGAGTAGAATGCCCTCATAGGAACGTTAGTAAGGAGAAAGCTTTGGAGGTTTGGGAAAAGATGCTCAACGGTGAATACGAGGAAGGAGAGGTTGTCATAAGAATAAAGACGGACATGAGGCACAAAGACCCTGCAATAAGGGACTGGGTTGCCTTCAGAATAATATACGAAGACCACCCGCTTGTAGGGGATAAATACTGTGTTTGGCCTACTTTGGACTTTGAATCGGCTATAGAAGATCACATCTTGGGTATCACACACATAATCAGGGGAAAGGACTTGAGAGATTCGGAGCTTAGGCAGAGATACATCTACAAGTACTTTGGCTGGGAATATCCTATAACGAAGCACTGGGGAAAGGTGAGCATTCACGAGTTTGGGAGGCTTTCTACGAGCGAGATAAGGAAGGCTATTGAAGAGGGAAAGTATGAGGGCTGGGACGACCCAAGATTGCCAACAATAAGGGCTTTTAGAAGGAGAGGCTTTCAGCCAGAGGCTATAAGGAACTTCATCCTTTCATTGGGTGTCGGTGAGAACGATGTGGCTGTAAGCGTGAAGAATCTCTATGCTGAGAACAGAAAGCTCGTGGATCCAGTTGCAAATAGATACTTCTTCGTCTGGAATCCTGTTGAGATAAAAATCGAGGGTGTTGAGGAGAGGGAAGTTAGGATACCACTGCATCCGAACAAGGATGGCTTCAGAGTTTTGAGAGGTAAGAGCACGGTCTACATAACCAGTGATGATTTCGAGAAGTTGAAGGAGGGCGATATAATCAGACTCAAGGACTTCTGCAACATCAAGTTGATTGACAAAAACGAGAGAATATTCGAGTTCGTCAGCTACGAGCTTGGAGATGTTAAGAAAGGAAGAATAATTCACTGGCTATCAGAGGATGATTCAATCGATTGCAAAGTTATAGGTGAGGTTACCAAAGAGGGGTTTGCTGAGAAGAATGCCTTAAACGACATGGGTAACGTTGTCCAATTTGAGAGATTTGCCTTCTGTAGGCTTGAGTCTTTTAACGGATTTTTAAGAGCAATCTACACGCATCCATGA
- a CDS encoding thermonuclease family protein, with the protein MRLLHLTVILALVFLGCLEYERVEKGVVVDVVDGDTIIVKIDGKIEKVRLIGVDTPEIKAEQNKPYEYDNITNLTLLAEWGLKAKEFAESYLDNKNVTLEFDPMTGYRDRYGRLLAYVYVNGTDFNALLLKEGYARVYVTKFKKLEYYLKLQEIAMKERRGLWKYAS; encoded by the coding sequence ATGAGACTACTCCATTTAACAGTCATCTTAGCTTTGGTATTTTTGGGCTGTTTGGAATACGAGAGAGTTGAGAAAGGGGTTGTTGTTGACGTTGTAGATGGTGACACAATTATCGTGAAGATAGATGGAAAAATCGAAAAGGTAAGACTCATAGGGGTCGACACACCTGAGATAAAGGCCGAGCAAAACAAACCCTACGAATACGACAACATAACGAACCTGACGCTCTTAGCTGAATGGGGATTGAAGGCTAAGGAATTTGCGGAGAGTTATCTCGACAATAAAAACGTTACACTCGAGTTTGATCCCATGACGGGTTACAGGGATAGATACGGCAGACTGTTAGCTTATGTCTACGTCAATGGTACGGATTTCAACGCCCTCCTATTGAAAGAAGGTTATGCAAGGGTTTACGTCACTAAGTTCAAGAAGCTCGAATACTACTTGAAGCTTCAGGAGATTGCTATGAAAGAGAGAAGGGGGTTATGGAAGTATGCATCTTGA
- a CDS encoding type II toxin-antitoxin system PemK/MazF family toxin encodes MIIEQRDIVLIHFPFTDLSRTKKRPVLVVSSDEFNRLSEDVIVVQITSNLRSGFEEYNVRISNDDLEICYGKPIIPSIVKPYIIFSLDKGLIIKKIGKLNEDKFREVLEKLKEVIFPQ; translated from the coding sequence ATGATTATTGAACAAAGAGATATTGTGCTAATTCATTTTCCATTTACGGATTTAAGCAGAACAAAAAAGAGACCTGTATTGGTTGTTTCGTCAGACGAATTTAACAGACTAAGTGAGGATGTTATAGTCGTTCAGATTACCTCAAATTTAAGAAGTGGTTTTGAAGAATATAATGTTAGAATTAGTAACGATGATTTGGAGATCTGCTACGGGAAACCTATAATCCCAAGTATAGTGAAACCATACATAATCTTCTCTCTTGATAAAGGATTAATAATCAAGAAGATCGGAAAACTAAATGAAGATAAATTCCGAGAAGTTTTAGAAAAACTAAAAGAAGTTATTTTTCCTCAATGA
- a CDS encoding transposase, giving the protein MPRPRGYQTSSKVKVSRNIDKIFERICVREVCRNVKRLVYTHIDLKLNYNCIYTTEDFLDFLTYIAITKDFATNGSRTYRLLRNKAPSADTLLYHLRKLSIEEIITQFDLVFDKLLEDAKRKGKFRNPVDVAIDIHDWLYYGKWGDYVIGTQPKQGTHKAYKFMTICIVENGKRFHLKALPLKEFKDRYKVFEELLKHAMSRIKIKRVYLDRHFYDMEYIRILKKLGLKFIIQALRSSTIRKILDENKDKDVIVVRNYQMWRKRKPPGKETVNLFIVPSRVNNDKVCFVTNLPVNEKNAIGYAELFRRRWGIETAYRVSKDFRAKTTSKNISVRLFYFLFSLCLYNLWILVNITLCLIFNEMKPVVTAKIIGTLIFQFQVDYG; this is encoded by the coding sequence ATGCCCCGCCCCCGAGGATACCAGACCAGCTCCAAGGTAAAGGTAAGTAGGAATATTGATAAGATTTTCGAAAGAATTTGTGTTAGAGAAGTCTGTAGAAATGTGAAAAGGCTTGTTTATACTCATATTGACCTTAAATTAAACTACAACTGCATTTACACTACTGAAGACTTTCTTGATTTCTTAACTTACATTGCGATTACGAAGGATTTTGCTACGAATGGTTCGAGAACATATAGGTTGTTAAGGAATAAAGCTCCTTCAGCCGATACACTCCTTTACCACTTAAGGAAGTTAAGTATTGAAGAGATTATAACTCAATTTGATTTAGTGTTTGATAAGCTATTAGAAGATGCTAAGAGGAAGGGAAAATTCAGGAATCCAGTTGATGTAGCGATAGATATACACGATTGGCTATATTACGGGAAGTGGGGTGATTATGTCATCGGAACACAACCGAAACAGGGTACCCACAAAGCTTACAAGTTCATGACGATCTGCATTGTTGAGAACGGTAAGAGGTTTCATCTAAAGGCTTTGCCTTTGAAAGAGTTTAAGGATCGATATAAAGTGTTTGAAGAGTTGCTTAAGCATGCAATGAGCAGGATTAAGATTAAGAGGGTCTATTTGGACAGACATTTTTACGACATGGAATACATTAGGATTTTGAAGAAACTTGGGTTGAAATTCATTATTCAAGCTTTAAGAAGCTCTACGATAAGAAAAATCCTTGATGAGAACAAGGACAAGGATGTTATAGTTGTGAGGAATTATCAAATGTGGCGTAAGAGAAAACCACCTGGTAAAGAGACTGTTAATCTCTTCATTGTTCCATCAAGGGTTAATAACGATAAAGTCTGTTTCGTTACTAATCTTCCAGTTAACGAGAAGAATGCTATCGGTTATGCTGAATTATTCAGAAGAAGATGGGGAATTGAAACCGCTTACAGAGTCTCAAAGGATTTCAGAGCCAAAACCACTTCTAAAAACATCTCTGTTAGGTTATTCTACTTCCTATTCTCCCTTTGCTTATATAATTTATGGATTTTAGTAAATATCACCCTATGTCTAATCTTTAATGAGATGAAACCTGTAGTTACTGCTAAGATTATTGGTACCTTGATTTTTCAATTTCAGGTTGACTACGGTTAA
- a CDS encoding 6-hydroxymethylpterin diphosphokinase MptE-like protein, producing MHLEFWLKEVYPRIAKDLKLDVEKDRTATKIMAELGKGKFLPADVLKFIEGKDVVVLGPLAKSLDFKWDVLITAGKSILNYDIIPHIHVTDGEEGWKILKKLEEKDCIIILHAHGDNIELLREIVPKLDRFVATTQVEPVNGVYNFCGFTDGDRAAIIAKHFKARSIRLVGFDFERADGLKLRKLKWAEYILRMEGII from the coding sequence ATGCATCTTGAATTCTGGCTGAAAGAAGTTTATCCGAGAATTGCCAAAGATTTGAAATTAGATGTTGAAAAAGATAGAACGGCCACAAAAATTATGGCTGAGCTCGGAAAAGGCAAGTTTTTACCCGCTGACGTATTGAAATTCATTGAAGGAAAAGATGTTGTCGTTCTGGGACCTCTGGCAAAGAGTTTAGATTTCAAATGGGATGTTCTAATAACTGCTGGCAAGAGCATCTTAAATTATGACATAATCCCGCACATACACGTAACGGATGGTGAAGAGGGTTGGAAAATACTCAAGAAGCTCGAGGAAAAAGATTGCATAATAATTTTGCATGCTCATGGCGACAACATTGAACTTCTTAGAGAAATTGTCCCAAAGCTGGATAGATTTGTAGCAACAACTCAAGTTGAGCCTGTAAACGGCGTTTACAACTTCTGCGGTTTTACCGATGGTGATAGAGCTGCAATAATTGCCAAGCACTTTAAAGCAAGATCTATAAGACTCGTGGGTTTCGACTTCGAAAGAGCTGACGGATTAAAGTTGAGAAAGCTGAAGTGGGCTGAATACATACTGCGGATGGAGGGGATAATTTGA
- a CDS encoding Mov34/MPN/PAD-1 family protein codes for MKIRKEVLRLALEIARESYPNEFVALLTGKKGVIEELLFLPFDSGESSAIIHLEMLPLGYRIYGTVHSHPSPSCKPSRADLDMFAKHGIVHIIVCYPFEWGCWGFYDKNGNEIRLEIVD; via the coding sequence ATGAAGATAAGAAAAGAGGTTTTAAGGTTAGCTCTGGAGATTGCTAGGGAGAGCTATCCGAATGAGTTCGTAGCATTGTTGACTGGTAAGAAAGGAGTTATAGAGGAGCTATTGTTTTTACCGTTTGATTCCGGCGAGAGCTCTGCTATAATCCACTTGGAAATGCTTCCATTGGGTTATCGGATTTATGGAACTGTGCATAGCCATCCTTCCCCAAGCTGTAAACCTTCAAGAGCAGATTTGGATATGTTTGCAAAGCATGGAATCGTTCACATCATCGTCTGTTACCCTTTCGAATGGGGTTGCTGGGGCTTTTACGACAAAAACGGCAACGAGATAAGGCTTGAGATTGTAGATTGA
- a CDS encoding protoporphyrinogen/coproporphyrinogen oxidase, translating into MIGIIGGGLAGLSLAYHVKDSIVLEAKDRVGGLLRSEYVDGYTFDTGGSHIIFSKDANALRELVNIIGRVVEHRRRTFIHYKGRFVKYPFENGIYMLPKEERFEILYDFFMNYVREKEKPKNLLEWFYYVFGRAITDKYLRPYNEKLWKTDLRKITLEWVGNRVPNPPVEDILKSCVGIPTEGYTHQLRFYYPLEGGIETLARNLAKHCNIVTNERIKKIEREGERFILKGKKEYVCDKVVSTAPIDVTARMLGMKVKLSYNPLTVVGIGGKGDLPDFHWVYVPDGDVIFHRVAFLHNYSPNMAPENRVNLIAEISGKAEIDEVLEGLERIGFKVEPEICLKWEWDYAYIVYDESYSQIEEIRGFLIENGVIPFGRFGNWEYLNMDAVWIKAKNLAKEL; encoded by the coding sequence TTGATAGGAATAATAGGAGGAGGGCTAGCAGGGCTTTCACTGGCATACCACGTTAAGGATTCTATAGTCTTAGAGGCTAAAGACAGGGTAGGTGGACTTCTGAGGAGTGAATACGTTGATGGATACACGTTCGACACTGGCGGATCTCACATAATATTCTCAAAGGATGCGAACGCTCTCAGAGAGTTAGTGAACATCATTGGGAGAGTTGTCGAACATAGGAGGAGGACTTTCATACATTATAAAGGGAGATTTGTGAAGTATCCGTTTGAGAACGGGATTTACATGTTACCAAAGGAGGAGAGGTTCGAGATTCTCTACGACTTCTTTATGAACTACGTTAGAGAGAAGGAAAAGCCCAAAAATCTGCTCGAGTGGTTTTACTATGTCTTCGGCAGGGCTATAACAGATAAATACCTAAGACCCTACAACGAGAAACTCTGGAAGACAGATCTAAGAAAGATTACGCTCGAATGGGTGGGGAATAGGGTTCCAAATCCACCGGTTGAAGACATATTAAAGTCGTGTGTCGGAATTCCTACAGAAGGTTATACGCACCAGCTGAGGTTTTACTATCCTTTGGAAGGGGGAATCGAGACACTAGCAAGAAATCTGGCAAAGCATTGCAACATCGTTACAAACGAGAGAATTAAGAAAATAGAAAGGGAAGGGGAACGATTTATCTTAAAAGGAAAGAAAGAATACGTGTGCGATAAAGTCGTTTCAACTGCTCCAATAGACGTTACAGCTAGAATGTTGGGTATGAAAGTCAAGCTGAGCTACAATCCCCTTACAGTCGTTGGAATCGGTGGGAAGGGAGATCTTCCAGATTTTCACTGGGTGTACGTTCCAGATGGTGATGTAATCTTTCATAGAGTAGCTTTCCTTCACAACTACAGCCCGAACATGGCTCCCGAAAACAGGGTAAACCTGATAGCTGAGATATCTGGGAAGGCTGAGATCGATGAAGTTTTGGAGGGTTTGGAAAGGATAGGATTCAAAGTTGAACCTGAGATATGTCTAAAGTGGGAGTGGGATTATGCTTACATAGTATACGATGAGAGCTACAGTCAGATTGAAGAAATCAGAGGATTTCTCATTGAAAACGGAGTAATACCCTTTGGCAGATTCGGAAACTGGGAGTATTTGAATATGGATGCTGTATGGATCAAAGCTAAAAATCTTGCAAAAGAGCTATGA
- a CDS encoding glycosyltransferase: protein MKVLVVILNKDNAEGLERCLKSLKDQTYKNFDVLVLDGKSKDNSKEIAEKYGVMFKVQNRLGGTGFARVEGCEFALKRGYDAVIWGDSENVYDKRYIEEMVKALKNYDIVGGVPILEGSFLDHAFAWYHAIHLIVPKLYRRHAPGNNKAEKTWIYREIMYPTSVRAEDYGFSLLLLKNGLNVKCGLANAKVVVSLPRNLKDVLAWQSARAKGVAQALKMVGFKPYDVLAWSLLIFMIPLLAFNLEALIIYALILLASSIAIHFKSKRFIRRFRWFYFIAPLIGFAIHSIYSIKALIHYMRWSNERLD, encoded by the coding sequence ATGAAAGTTCTGGTAGTAATTCTCAACAAAGACAATGCAGAAGGACTTGAGAGGTGTTTAAAGTCCTTGAAGGATCAGACTTACAAGAATTTCGATGTACTCGTTCTAGACGGAAAATCCAAGGACAACTCCAAAGAAATTGCTGAGAAATACGGAGTTATGTTTAAAGTTCAAAATAGACTGGGTGGAACGGGTTTTGCGAGGGTGGAAGGTTGCGAGTTCGCGTTAAAGAGGGGTTACGATGCAGTCATTTGGGGTGACTCGGAAAACGTCTATGATAAAAGATACATTGAAGAGATGGTTAAAGCTCTAAAGAATTACGATATAGTTGGTGGAGTTCCGATTTTGGAGGGTAGTTTTCTCGATCACGCCTTCGCTTGGTATCATGCAATTCATTTAATAGTTCCAAAGCTATACAGAAGACACGCACCGGGGAACAACAAGGCTGAGAAGACTTGGATATACAGGGAAATCATGTATCCTACGAGTGTCAGGGCTGAGGATTACGGTTTTAGTCTTTTATTACTCAAAAACGGTTTGAATGTTAAGTGTGGCTTAGCAAATGCTAAGGTAGTCGTAAGTTTGCCCAGAAATTTGAAAGATGTTTTGGCTTGGCAGAGTGCTAGGGCGAAAGGTGTTGCACAGGCTTTAAAGATGGTAGGATTTAAGCCGTACGATGTATTGGCGTGGTCACTTCTTATATTCATGATCCCCCTACTCGCATTCAATTTAGAGGCTCTGATAATCTACGCCCTAATTCTCTTAGCTTCCTCAATAGCCATTCACTTCAAATCAAAAAGGTTTATTAGACGCTTCAGATGGTTCTACTTTATCGCTCCACTCATAGGATTTGCAATTCACTCAATCTACTCGATCAAAGCACTGATACACTACATGAGGTGGTCAAATGAAAGACTGGATTAA
- a CDS encoding PUA domain-containing protein, whose protein sequence is MLRKPKRREEKVVKSALRAFGSENFLEENELLIKDSEGAKELYALSKDLANFINRVKLNYVCVGIKVGEVGSRRLRFTLEGSFYLIRREKKKVYVDEKGEMLFLYGRDIFARSVVKVTDDVEENDVVFVCNSKGDILGLGKSRFDASRYKDVEEDRVVVENLVDRGEYLRKEKLYKAF, encoded by the coding sequence ATGCTTAGAAAGCCAAAGAGGAGAGAAGAGAAGGTTGTAAAATCTGCCCTAAGAGCTTTTGGTTCTGAAAACTTTCTAGAGGAAAATGAGCTTCTGATCAAGGATTCCGAAGGTGCAAAAGAGCTTTACGCCCTTTCAAAGGATTTAGCAAACTTCATCAATAGGGTAAAGCTGAACTACGTCTGCGTTGGAATAAAGGTCGGAGAAGTGGGAAGTAGAAGACTTAGGTTTACACTTGAAGGATCTTTCTATTTGATCAGAAGAGAGAAGAAGAAGGTTTACGTGGATGAAAAGGGTGAAATGCTGTTCCTATACGGGAGAGACATATTTGCAAGGTCTGTCGTAAAGGTTACGGACGACGTGGAAGAGAACGACGTAGTTTTCGTCTGCAACTCCAAGGGTGACATTCTAGGATTGGGAAAGAGCAGATTCGACGCCAGTAGATACAAGGATGTTGAAGAGGACAGGGTTGTAGTCGAAAATTTAGTTGACAGGGGAGAATACTTGAGGAAGGAGAAGCTTTACAAGGCTTTTTAG
- a CDS encoding RNA-binding protein gives MDTSRDFRLILAEKGIKELERVINAVKVQRRKEILKKVREMENDIQVVKWSYLDIDELLNFENFVKLVETAKELREALKQAEKDFNWKLADYWLEYISYLPELMKRGEISRVYEAIRFFSGVITNRKKIGGLWFCNVDCGFKINVVTNSEKFKPNEYVVIAYLPPREFGEYMSEGMFVDAKIEKKGELSLDEIRSIADKLGEVEAILIEMLR, from the coding sequence ATGGACACATCTAGAGACTTCAGACTGATACTTGCCGAAAAGGGTATTAAGGAGCTTGAGAGGGTAATCAACGCAGTAAAGGTTCAGAGAAGGAAGGAAATTTTGAAGAAAGTTAGAGAAATGGAAAACGATATTCAGGTTGTTAAATGGTCATATCTAGACATAGACGAGCTCTTGAACTTTGAAAACTTTGTCAAACTCGTCGAAACAGCTAAAGAACTCAGAGAAGCTCTGAAGCAGGCTGAAAAAGACTTCAACTGGAAACTTGCAGACTACTGGCTCGAATACATTTCATATCTTCCAGAGCTCATGAAAAGGGGCGAAATATCAAGGGTTTATGAAGCTATAAGGTTCTTCAGTGGGGTAATAACTAATAGGAAGAAGATAGGAGGTCTCTGGTTCTGCAACGTCGATTGCGGTTTCAAGATAAACGTCGTAACTAATTCGGAGAAGTTTAAGCCGAACGAGTACGTCGTTATCGCTTACCTACCTCCAAGAGAGTTTGGCGAGTACATGAGTGAAGGTATGTTCGTAGATGCCAAGATTGAGAAGAAGGGAGAGTTAAGCTTAGATGAAATAAGGTCTATAGCGGATAAGCTCGGGGAGGTTGAGGCTATTCTCATAGAGATGCTGAGATGA